One Manihot esculenta cultivar AM560-2 chromosome 18, M.esculenta_v8, whole genome shotgun sequence genomic window carries:
- the LOC110608154 gene encoding putative clathrin assembly protein At4g40080: MDHRKKLRILKGLLKDKASIIRATLSNKRNKKIRIAVLRATTHDPSTSPSDDCIAAVLSLDQGSRLIACTCIEVLMDRLHDTKNASVVLKCLFTMHIIISRGSLILKDQLSVFLSFGGRNFLNLSMFRDESDPERWVLSSWVRWYAAIVEQNLKITRVLGHHLCSSFVATNSKGEEDKVLQLLNRDLFEEVDVLVEFVKVICEFPDSLHLQRNNLIYEIVRLVSEDYRSVQREISIRVMELGERIPSMSYSELTQLLGNLKRFESCKERLYLMFVNKNRNDALWELVGETRSKAVEMMKQKGEIKLLKMGNPNASSELTQFKFNSGGEFEYFDTVALTVSAMA; this comes from the coding sequence ATGGACCACCGCAAGAAACTGAGAATTCTCAAAGGCTTGCTCAAGGACAAGGCCTCCATTATCAGAGCAACTCTATCaaataaaagaaacaagaaaatacGAATCGCCGTCCTCCGGGCCACCACTCATGACCCTTCCACCTCACCTTCCGACGACTGCATCGCCGCCGTCCTCTCCCTTGACCAGGGTTCCCGCCTTATTGCATGCACATGCATTGAGGTTCTCATGGATCGCCTGCATGACACCAAGAATGCTTCTGTTGTCCTAAAATGTCTCTTCACTATGCATATCATCATATCAAGAGGCTCTTTAATTCTCAAAGATCAGCTCTCCGTTTTCCTTTCTTTTGGTGGCCGGAACTTCCTTAACCTATCAATGTTTCGCGATGAATCGGATCCTGAAAGGTGGGTTTTGTCTTCTTGGGTTAGATGGTACGCAGCCATTGTAGAGCAGAATTTAAAGATTACAAGAGTTCTGGGTCACCACCTCTGCTCTTCTTTTGTTGCAACTAATAGTAAAGGCGAGGAAGATAAAGTTTTGCAACTGTTGAACAGAGATTTATTTGAAGAAGTAGATGTTCTAGTGGAATTTGTTAAAGTAATTTGTGAATTTCCTGATTCTTTACATCTTCAGAGGAACAATTTGATTTATGAGATAGTTCGGTTGGTTTCTGAGGATTATAGGTCAGTTCAACGAGAAATCTCTATCCGAGTTATGGAACTCGGGGAGAGAATTCCCAGTATGAGCTATAGTGAGTTGACTCAGCTTCTGGGTAACTTGAAGAGATTCGAGAGTTGTAAAGAAAGATTGTATCTGATGTTTGTAAATAAGAATAGGAATGATGCTTTATGGGAATTAGTAGGTGAGACAAGATCGAAAGCTGTAGAGATGATGAAGCAAAAGGGAGAGATAAAGTTGCTGAAAATGGGCAACCCAAACGCTTCAAGCGAGTTGACTCAGTTCAAATTCAATTCTGGTGGTGAATTTGAGTATTTTGACACGGTCGCTCTTACTGTTTCAGCAATGGCATGA
- the LOC122722520 gene encoding probable 2-oxoglutarate-dependent dioxygenase SLC1, translated as MQRSSGGVCKRTREVANELLKGISKSLGLEENYITKRMEVGSQMVVANLYPPCPQPQIAIGLPPHSDYGLITLLIQNQLMHNGYWVPVNPLPDSIIVNIGDHMEILTNGKYKSVVHRAVLNSEGTRISVGTAHGPPLDCIVSPAPELANPAAYRGIKFCQLSEKTCLDRIRL; from the exons ATGCAGCGAAGTTCTGGAGGAGTATGCAAAAGAACACGAGAAGTGGCGAATGAATTGCTCAAAGGCATTTCAAAAAGCTTGGGATTGGAAGAAAATTACATAACAAAGAGAATGGAAGTAGGGTCTCAGATGGTGGTCGCAAATCTTTACCCACCATGTCCACAGCCTCAAATCGCAATAGGGCTGCCTCCTCATTCCGACTACGGCCTCATCACTCTCCTCATCCAGAACCAACTCATGCACAATGGATACTGGGTTCCTGTCAATCCCCTCCCTGATTCTATAATAGTCAACATTGGTGACCATATGGag ATACTAACAAACGGAAAGTATAAGAGCGTGGTGCATAGAGCGGTGCTAAATAGCGAAGGGACGAGAATTTCCGTAGGAACAGCCCACGGCCCACCGCTGGATTGCATTGTGAGCCCTGCACCAGAGCTGGCTAACCCAGCAGCATATCGTGGAATCAAGTTCTGCCAACTTTCGGAAAAAACCTGCCTCGACCGTATTCgactataa